The stretch of DNA gaaattaaatatcacatttaaaaaatcaatactaaataaagtacatttaaagattaaaaaacattttaaaaaaatctgccagaTCCTTTCCATTGCTTTCCTGGGATCAAGACGAGGGGAAGATTTGGCAGCCTCAGCTGGGGGGCTCCCGTAACTCCCTGAGCCAAATCCTGTGGGGTCTGCGGGTTCCCcacggggatttgggggtgctcCATCACCCCTGGCTGTTGGCAGCAGGGTCTGAGCTGCCCATGCAGCGGGGACACCCCGCAGAGGGAATTCCCCGGAGGAAGCCAGCGATCCCAAAAgcggtgccagggcagggaaccGGATCCCCGGGGCGCTGTGCAGCGGGGAAGGGGCCGGGGCCAGCCACGGCCAAGGTCGCGCTCGGGTTTCCCTCCCCGCCGTCCCAGCCCAGCGCCACGTCCCAAAGCCACCGGTCCGGAAAGCTCCGCTCCAGGCGCTGTGGCTTTCCGGCTCTCCCAAAACCCAGAGCCTGCCCGTGCTGGGTCAAGCTCCGGCGGGGAGTTGTGCCAAGGGATTTAAAAATCAGGCCCTGACACAcgggatttaaaaaaagaaaaaaaaaaaaaaaaaaagtcatatttctttccttgtttatCCTCTTTTTCCATGACGGCTGCAGGgatttttgctggttttccgGCTGCCGAGCGCTCCTCAGCAGCTTCCCGCTGCCTTGGTGGCGGCTGGGGCCACCCCGGCGCTGTCCCCACATCCCGCCCCACAAGGATCAGAGCGATGAGGAGGACACCGGGGTTTTCTGGGAGGGAAATCCCGAGCCAAGGGCTGCTCCCCGGACCTCAGCCAGGTGGGATGGAGCCGGGGATGGGAACGGAGCGGGGActggggacacagcactggggcagcccctgctccttTGGGGACGGATGTAGCGGGTCCTGCTGCGCGCCCGGGGGTCCCTGCGAGGGTCCCTCtgtggtggggacagccctgccccgCGGCACCACAGAGGCAGCCCCCAAAGTGGGAGCGCTGCTTGGGGTACCCAAAACACTGCTGGGGGCATCCCACAGCACGGGGGGAAACCTCAACCCCATCCCGGGGGGTGTCCCCacatcacagcactgctgagggagCCCCCAAAGCGCTAAGAACTGCTGGGGGCACACAGAAATGTCCTGACGGGAACCCCCAGAGCAAGGGGGATCCCAAAGCCGCACTGGGGGATCCCCCAAAGCAAGGGAACAGCAAAGCCGTCCTGGAGGAAACCCCAAAGCAAGGGGGATTCCAAAGCCACCCTATGGGGAACCTCCGAAGTAGATGCACTGCTGGAGGGGTACCCCAAATCTACCCTGAAGGGAACCCCCAAAGTAAACACACTGCTGAGGAGGGACCCTCAAGCCACCCTGGGGGAAATCCTCAGTGCAGGGCGACACCAAAGCCATCCTGGAGGGAACACCCCAAGGGGTGACACCCCAAAACGGGATCCTAAATCCACCTGATCCTAAAGCTCCTAAACCACATGCATGGCGGGGGGGGCGCCCAAACCATGTTGGGCAAGCCCCCAAAGCAGGGAGGAGGCTCTAAGGCCACCCCGAGGGTGGTGTCCCCATTAGGGACCTGTTGGGGGGACACCCCGCAGCACCCCTGGGAAAGCGGCGAGTCCCTCGGGATGCCCCCGCCCCGAACTCCTCCCGGCCCCCGCGGGGACACTCACATGTCCTTGGCGGGCAGGTTCCTGCCCTCCACGATGCGGATGGAGAGGGCGCTGCGCCGGGCCATGGCGGGCGGGCAgcggagcggagccgagcggagccgagcggagccaAACGGCGCCGAGCGCGGCCTCGAACCCGCGGCCCCGAGCGCAGCGCCCATGTGCGGGCCGGCGCCGGCGGCCGCCAATCAGCGCGCGGGGGCGGGGAAAGAGGCGTGGCCTGAGGCACATCCGCGGCGCCCATTGGGTGATCCTGTCGGCTGTCGGCCAGGGGGTGTGGCCTGCACGGGTGGGCGGGGCCGGGCTCCCCGCGCTGCCGGGGTCCCGCAGGGTCCCCCCGCTGTGTCCCCTCgatccctctgtcccctctgtccctctgtcccctcgaTCCCTCTcggtcccctctgtccctctgtcccctcggTCCCCTCGGTCCCCTCGGTCCCCCTCAGCCCCGGGCACCGCCCGCGGCTCCAGGGCACtacagccccagcctgcccagcccgGCGCCCGCCTGTTGGATTGGACCAATCCCACAGCGGACCcctcctgggggctgcagcatcGGCCGCGCTGCTCTGCACCCCAAACCTCCGCCGTTTGATTGATTTTTAACCTATTTTTTCgtttgtttttaaagtactGCGCCTCCCGGCCGCAGCGCACCGAGGACAGGTGCCATTTCTGGGTGCTTGGTGCCCTAAATGCCAGCAGAGGGTCGGGGAACCCCCCCCATGGCGAGACCCACCTGGGCTCGGGGACTCGGCCGGCACCCAAAGCTGGCCTCAGGGCCGTGCTGGCCAAGATGGTCCTTGGCATTTTCACCACGGGGACgctctggggacactgcagggacacgcTGGGAACACACTGCTCTGCTCCGACAGCgctgcccctctgcctcccccgCACAGGGGGACAGCAAGGGGACAGGGTGCAGTCCTGTCCTCCCACGAGCCTCTCCACGTGCCAGCTCCGGCCCCACAGGCGCTCGGGGCCACAAGTCCAGCAACGCACGCGTGGCAGGCGACAACCCCCCACGGCCCTTTGCAGGTGAAGCAGTTGTTTTATTTCGGGGCACGGGGTGTAGGGCGGAGAGGACCCGCGTTTGCCGGATGGAACCATCCCCCCTGTGCTCCCACGCTGATCTCGGCAGGAGTTAATCGCTGGATTTGCTTGATTTCCCTTGGCCGGGCTCCACGGAGGCGGCTCCGGCAGTGGGGGGGCAGGTCGCTAACACCCCCCCCCAGGCGGCACAAGGACACCCCGTAAGGGCGCTGTGACCGGGCTGCCGTGTCAACGTGATGCTGCCCTTGGCGTGGCACCTGCGGGGAAAAACGGGGCTTTTAATATTTGTGTACGATGTCTATAGGTACACACACACCTGCCCCGCCTCCAACCACACCGGGATTGTCTCCAGCACCAGCGGGGCCTCGTCCTGCCCGCGCCGCAGGATCAGGGCACCCGCAGCCCTGAGATCAGCATCAGAGACCCACGCCCCGCTGTAGGAGCAGGAATGATGGATCCAGTCCCTTCCAGTCCCCTCGCCGCCCCAGCCCACTCCTCACCAGCGCAGGATCAGCCCGACATCCCCCAGATGGGGatcagggacagctcctggtgcaGGATCAGCCCCCACATCCCCCAGATGGGGATCAGGGACAGCCCCTGGTGCAGGATCAGCCCGACATCCCCCAGATGGGGATCAGGGACAGCTTCTGGTGCAGGATCAGCCCGACATCCCCCAGATGGGGatcagggacagctcctggtgcaGGATCAGCCCGACATCCCCCAGATGGGGatcagggacagctcctggtgcaGGATCAGCCCGACATCCCCCAGATCGGGATCGgggacagctcctggtgcaGGATCAGCCCCCACATCCCCCAGATGGGGATCAGGGACAGCCCCTGGTGCAGGATCAGCCCGACATCCCCCAGATGGGGatcagggacagctcctggtgcaGGATCAGCCCCCACATCCCCCAGATGGGGATCAGGGACAGCCCCTGGTGCAGGATCAGCCCGACATCCCCCAGATCGGGATCGgggacagctcctggtgcaGGATCAGCCCGACATCCCCCAGATGGGGATCAGGGACAGCTTCTGGTGCAGGATCAGCCCGACATCCCCCAGATGGGGatcagggacagctcctggtgcaGGATCAGCCCCCACATCCCCCAGATGGGGatcagggacagctcctggtgcaGGATCAGCCCGACATCCCCCAGATCGGGATCAGGGACAGCTCCCGGTGCAGGATCAGCCCCCACATCCCCTAGATCGGGATCGGGGACACCCGCCGGTGCAGGATCAGACAGCCCGGGGTCCCCTCTTGGGGTCTCATGGCTCTCAGAGGAGCCTGAGCTGTACCCAGGATGGATTGGGTCACTTCGGGGTGTGGGAGCCCCTCCTCTGGGCTTGGTCAGGGAGAGATCATTGTAGGATAAAAGGGGTTGGGGAAACACCCCCCACAGCCACCACCCCCACCTCACGGGGCATTTCAGTGCCCCTCACCCCAGCATCAGGGCTGGGGGGGGTCAGGCTCCCCCCGCTGCCCTGCACCCAGGGCACTTCTCCCCATCCGAAGCGGGCACCGATGCCCAGCTGGGTGCGACAACGGCTCCCGCTGCCGAGCATCCCCGGGCGCAGCCTGCCCCGCGCAGCAGCTCTCTCCCAGCCAGCGCTGGGGCTCCCAGCGGGGTCAGGGGACCATGGGGCTtcccggggggctgcggggggcaTCGAGGGGTCACAAACAGGCGGCACAGGCCGGGCATAAAGCATGCGGAGAAGCCTTTAATGTCCCGCTCCACCGCCCCCGTCCCGGGTGGCGGCTCCGGCCGTGTCCCCGCGGCGGCGGGCTCGTGTCCGGCAGGGATGGAGCGGTGCGGGTCGCATTTACCCCGCACGGGGGGCGCGCGGGAGgggcggcggtgccggggggcggcgggggctcAGAGCCGGGCGGCCGGCTGGTCATAGACGTGGTGGGTGTTGTACCGCCGCACCGTCACCGACTCCGGCTTGCTGaaggcgctgctgccgccgcaGGAGTCcgagctggggagggaaggcGGGGTGAGGGATGAGGGTGGGGACCAGGGGATGACGGCGTCACCCTCTGACGCCGGTCCCGCGTGCCCAGCACGCCCAGGCGGTGGCACTCACCCGCAGAGGAAGAGCATGGCCACCAGTGCGGCCAGGAGGATGGCGAAGAGGATGGAGAGGATGGTGGTGATGGCGATCATGCCGGCGCTGTGCCCGCTGCCCGTCGTGGAGATGCTGTTGGGTGACTTGGCtggggagagagcaggaggagagggagcaggatgCAGGAATACACACCCCGGCGTGGCTCAGGGGTCCGGATGGGTGACGGTGCGTTCGTGTGTGCCATCCCAGTGTGCCATCACACGGGGCCACGTACACGAGTGACACCCGCGGCAGAGCCCtacctcagtttccccagctgCTCACAGGACCCCTCATCCCAAATCACTGCTGCTCAGCATTCAGCCCCCTGGGACCACCCCACACGCCCAGGGCCACCCCACATCCCCCCggacagctctgggctgggtgtgGGGGCAGGACGAGCGCCGGTACCTGTCCTCAGCATGATTTGCGCCGACCAGTATGTCTCAGCCACGGGCACAGAGCCCTCCAGGGCGAGGAACTTCACGCTAAGATGAGAAGGGAGGTTGGCCACGGCCCCGTGAGCcggggggctgctggcagcccctTGAGGGGGGCAGGTCCCACGAGCAGGCTCACCAGTACggcccggggccgggcaggggccCATTGCACGTGGGCCTCGTCTCATCCTGGGCGCAGCTCGTCTCGCTGCCCACGCGCAGCACCGCGATGTCCCCGGAGGGTTTGGGGCAGGGGTAGCTGTCCAGGGTGGCATTGAGGGTCATGTAGGCACGGGAGTGAGGGAAGTTCTGGAATGCGGTCTCGGGAGTCCCCGGCCCCGCGCTGTTGTTGAAGCTCAATCTGTCTGcagggaaggggatggggatgaggagggACTTGGTGGGGGGTACAGGGACCCCCGCAcgccccctgccctgggctgctcccacctACCCTTGTCCAGAGCCACCACCAGCCAGATGACGGCACTGCTGTAGTTTTCGAAGACGCAGCGGGGCTGGTTCAGCACGAAGGTGGAGGCGGTCGTCATCCCCTCCAGCGGGGGCACCTTGGTCAGGGTTGGCGTAAACTCCAGCCGGACTGCGGTGGGAAGCCAAGGGGGTGCGGTGGAGGGTGCGGATCCCCCGCTGCAGCCCCGGAACGGAGGCTCCGACCGGCGGCCGCGGTGCCGGGGATCGgagtggggacaggggcaggaggcagctgaaCCCCGGGATCTCAGCAGGGCGGCCTCTGctcccctgccacccccagtGGGCTCAGACCCGTGTTTCATTAa from Vidua macroura isolate BioBank_ID:100142 chromosome 20, ASM2450914v1, whole genome shotgun sequence encodes:
- the LOC128817285 gene encoding uroplakin-3b-like protein 1, with translation MLPLLLLLLPAAHGTVRLEFTPTLTKVPPLEGMTTASTFVLNQPRCVFENYSSAVIWLVVALDKDRLSFNNSAGPGTPETAFQNFPHSRAYMTLNATLDSYPCPKPSGDIAVLRVGSETSCAQDETRPTCNGPLPGPGPYCVKFLALEGSVPVAETYWSAQIMLRTAKSPNSISTTGSGHSAGMIAITTILSILFAILLAALVAMLFLCGSDSCGGSSAFSKPESVTVRRYNTHHVYDQPAARL